The Lycium barbarum isolate Lr01 chromosome 12, ASM1917538v2, whole genome shotgun sequence genome includes a region encoding these proteins:
- the LOC132624302 gene encoding uncharacterized protein LOC132624302 produces the protein MYLQLMDISTLKTKSCKRGERRDTVSVREYYCYKLQIRNDDEDEILHTGRVFQQYSVHGYIKLETQRLDFISFNQDLFRTDVLQGLRDILRLGERNSSNVGKQRFLPASFIGGPRDMRQRQMDAIALVQHFSKPDLFFTMTCNPTWPEIKEHLLLTDEAQNRPDLISRVFRAKIEELKTDINKRNIFGKVANEYKLITPEAYDSIISVELPDEVKEPDLYGRVLKHMMHGSCGDLNPMNSCIKKKGYCKFSYPNQFADQTLKGKDVYPIYKRRNTGKMVKIREKLLDNSWVVPYKPFLLGKFNCHMNVEVCLDIKVVKYLYKYICKGHDKIAFAVNNNDANVEIDEIKEYQSARWASPPEAT, from the exons ATGTATCTTCAATTGATGGATATCTCGACATTGAAAACAAAATCTTGCAAAAGGGGGGAAAGGCGGGATACAGTTTCCGTTCGTGAATATTACTGTTACAAACTTCAAATAAGAAACGATGATGAAGATGAAATTTTACACACTGGAAGAGTATTTCAGCAATATTCAGTACATGGATACATAAAACTTGAGACCCAAAGGTTAGATTTCATTTCCTTCAACCAAGATTTATTCAGAACGGATGTATTGCAAGGGCTGCGTGACATTTTAAGGCTTGGGGAACGAAATTCTTCTAATGTTGGAAAACAAAGATTCCTTCCTGCTTCTTTTATAGGGGGGCCGCGTGATATGCGACAACGACAAATGGATGCTATTGCATTAGTACAACATTTTAGTAAACCAGATTTGTTTTTTACTATGACTTGTAATCCGACTTGGCCCGAAATAAAAGAACATCTCTTGTTAACTGACGAAGCACAAAATAGACCTGATTTAATTAGTCGCGTATTCCGAGCTAAAATTGAAGAACTCAAAACAGATATAAACAAGCGAAATATCTTTGGAAAAGTTG CTAATGAATACAAGTTGATAACACCAGAGGCATATGACAGTATAATTAGTGTTGAATTACCTGACGAAGTTAAAGAACCGGATTTATACGGACGTGTTCTTAAACATATGATGCATGGATCTTGTGGTGATCTAAATCCAATGAACTCGTGCATAAAAAAAAAGGGTTATTGTAAATTTAGCTATCCAAATCAATTTGCTGATCAGACATTAAAAGGGAAAGATGTATACCCAATCTACAAAAGGAGAAATACTGGAAAGATGGTAAAGATAAGAGAAAAACTATTAGACAATTCTTGGGTTGTTCCATACAAGCCATTCTTGCTTGGCAAATTTAATTGTCATATGAATGTTGAAGTTTGCTTAGATATTAAAGTTGTTAAATATCTGTACAAATATATTTGTAAAGGACATGACAAAATAGCTTTTGCCGTAAATAATAATGATGCGAACGTAGAAATAGATGAGATAAAAGAATATCAATCTGCAAGATGGGCATCACCGCCAGAAGCTACATGA